The region TATCTGGTTCTCACGATCAACAGGGAAGCCCTTACTGTTAGTATGACTGGATCAGGCGAGGAAGAATTGAGTGAGTCGAACGTATTATATCGAGATGTGTTTTTCGATGATGATTCGAAAAATCGAAAATACCTCGAATGCTCACTAAAAGGAGTCTAACCCAATATCTTATAATGACTGGTTCAGGTATTTTACCAAAGTATCAAGGAGAAAGATGAAAATCTGTCcgacaattaaaaaaagatacaTACATAAAAAAGGTAGATTCCTGAACTTTTTTTATCCTACGATTTTTCCAAGGATTACACGAGGGCAATCGAActcatttgcaaaaaaaataaataataataataataaattgtttgcatgttttgattttgGATGATTATCTTCTTTCACTTCTAACTCCATTCCTATTTTTCAGGCAAAATAACGTCAAAACCAGATGCCCAGGCCAGTGAAGACATGAATTCTTTTGTCTTGGTCTTTAAAGGCACTAATGATACAAAATATGCGCTGTATGCTGACTACGGCGAGGACAGGGTGTTGGCAAAGGTTAGTCATAGATATTGACATTAACATTAATTCTAAACCAGCCCCTTTGAAACCCAAAATTTATAGAAACACAATGAATTTCTCTGCTGTTCAAACCTTTGGCCATCAGCTaaattttttaagccaaagGTTTCAGTTCCTTTTCGAATCCTACGCACCCTTAATTGGCAAGACTATTAAAGCGaatcaacaaaaccaaaaataaaatgaactgGAAGTCAGTTGTTCTTTTTACAGCTTTGATCACCACTACAACCACAGTGGcattaataaaaaatgacgTGGTGCAAAAACCAGAACAGGAGATGTGATGGTATCAAATTTGTCTCAACAGGTGCTGCCAGAAGGGAATACAAATAACACCATAGCCTTTGTACCCCAGCAGTATGGCGACGGGCCCTTTAAAGCGATAATCGTAAAGACACCATCCACCTCCACCACAAAGTGCCTTTCCTCGGATAGTAGCGGAAATTTGTCACTGAAAGAGTTTGAACCATTCCACCCACATCCTGGTACTTTATTTTTAGTAACAGGGGCCTAGATGGTGCATACAGGCCCAGTTTATAAACCCTTTATACAGCGTCTATTGTAGCAGCAGGAGCAAACCGTTCTAGTAAAATAATAGCGATGCGGAAAAGGAAGTGTGTGAAATTACTCTGACTCGCAAATTATTCATTCGAGTTAACGCAACCAACCACAACGACTGCATGTGTCAACGATGAGATCACAAAAGCAAACCgattattctttctttttaacaagGAAAAATCGTGTTTTATGTGCGAATTACATTTTAATTCATTCTAAAACCGCATCAAATTTCCAAAGTTATAATGTTTTGACATGTCTAAGTAAACAACAGTCGTGCAAGCCCTAAAGCCTTGGAGCTCTAATTGAACGACGTTGCActttaattaaagaaaagatcaaaATTTTGAACCTGTGGTTTTGCTACCTTTGCCGTCGACGTCCCCTAAACTCGTCGAACCACCGAACATCGTTTGAATACCGGTG is a window of Acropora palmata chromosome 11, jaAcrPala1.3, whole genome shotgun sequence DNA encoding:
- the LOC141858829 gene encoding uncharacterized protein LOC141858829, which produces MRNNEEWRIWSMTSLKYLVLTINREALTVSMTGSGEEELSKITSKPDAQASEDMNSFVLVFKGTNDTKYALYADYGEDRVLAKVLPEGNTNNTIAFVPQQYGDGPFKAIIVKTPSTSTTKCLSSDSSGNLSLKEFEPFHPHPGTLFLVTGA